In Candidatus Binatia bacterium, one DNA window encodes the following:
- a CDS encoding PilT/PilU family type 4a pilus ATPase — protein MSEAFLASETSNGTNHLAAPTIAGAITTPKLIQAMLDAGKGVSDLLFAPGRPPQVEKHGHLEPVAIPELPILQPEHTARIANDLISGNDTAARALEEQGSCDLSYSLPDGSRFRVNVFKQRGTHAIVMRVIASKIPTLEELGLPQSLAEIATYKTGIVLVTGPTGSGKSSTLAAIIDLINSTRAEHILTIEDPIEFVHPHKKGTVNQRELHSDTPTFAAALRAALRQAPKVILVGEMRDRETIEIALTAAETGHLVLSTLHTIDASKTVERIIGTFESGDQQAVRQRLAASFKCFVSQRLIPKKGGGRIAIVEILKSTMRTREYLARGEDGAHGKSLLDAMRDGAIDGMQHFDGELEKLVRQGVITLETALLYATNPGNLRLALADYREVDEPSASAAKDEPQAAEREPQVAEQAPPAAPMILTGAQQY, from the coding sequence GTGAGCGAAGCCTTCCTTGCGTCCGAAACCTCGAACGGAACGAACCACCTCGCGGCGCCGACGATCGCCGGCGCGATCACGACCCCGAAGCTGATCCAGGCGATGCTCGACGCCGGCAAGGGCGTCAGCGACCTGCTCTTCGCGCCCGGACGGCCGCCGCAGGTCGAGAAGCACGGCCACCTCGAGCCGGTGGCGATTCCCGAGCTGCCGATCCTGCAGCCCGAGCACACCGCGCGCATCGCGAACGACTTGATCAGCGGCAACGACACTGCGGCGCGCGCGCTCGAGGAGCAGGGCTCGTGCGATCTCTCGTACTCGCTGCCGGACGGCTCGCGCTTCCGCGTCAACGTGTTCAAGCAACGCGGAACGCATGCGATCGTGATGCGCGTCATCGCGAGCAAGATCCCGACGCTCGAGGAGCTCGGTCTGCCGCAGTCGCTCGCCGAGATCGCGACCTACAAGACCGGCATCGTGCTGGTCACGGGTCCGACGGGGTCGGGCAAGTCGTCGACGCTCGCCGCGATCATCGACCTCATCAACTCGACGCGCGCCGAGCACATCCTGACGATCGAGGATCCGATCGAGTTCGTGCACCCGCACAAGAAGGGGACCGTCAACCAGCGCGAGCTGCACAGCGACACGCCGACGTTCGCGGCCGCCCTGCGCGCGGCGCTCCGTCAAGCGCCGAAGGTCATCCTGGTCGGCGAGATGCGCGACCGCGAGACGATCGAGATCGCGCTGACCGCCGCCGAGACGGGGCATCTCGTGCTCTCGACGCTGCACACGATCGACGCGTCGAAGACCGTGGAGCGCATCATCGGCACGTTCGAGTCGGGGGATCAGCAGGCCGTGCGCCAGCGGCTCGCAGCCTCCTTCAAGTGCTTCGTCTCGCAGCGCCTGATCCCGAAGAAGGGCGGCGGTCGCATCGCGATCGTCGAGATCCTGAAGTCGACGATGCGCACGCGCGAGTACCTGGCGCGCGGCGAGGATGGTGCGCACGGCAAGTCCTTGCTCGACGCGATGCGCGACGGCGCCATCGACGGCATGCAGCACTTCGACGGCGAGCTCGAGAAGCTGGTGCGGCAGGGCGTCATCACGCTCGAGACCGCGCTGCTCTACGCGACCAACCCCGGCAACCTGAGGCTGGCGCTCGCCGACTACCGCGAGGTCGACGAGCCATCGGCGTCGGCCGCGAAGGACGAGCCGCAGGCGGCGGAGCGAGAGCCGCAGGTGGCGGAGCAGGCGCCGCCGGCCGCGCCGATGATCCTCACCGGCGCGCAGCAGTACTAG
- a CDS encoding aldose 1-epimerase, producing the protein MATIRIENEHLRLEVAPDSGASVVGLEARVGDLWVPVLRETPPQAVEERNTSLMACFLLAPWSNRIADARFVFRGVNHQLRPNTPEGYAIHGDVRKRPWRTEAVSPAEASFIFDSRDFPDARAGGTAAEPVNFPFPFACRLVYALEDSTLVVSATLSSHAREPMPAGLGFHPYYRRTLLDDTEQVEIEARVARVYEELVPTRPAVPVPPELDFSRKRPLGDRDLDVCFAGWDGRATISWPRSGVRASVRCEPPLDHLILFAPPGKPFFALEPVSHSNNGFNLAALGDPDSGVRVLGPGDQLRAVFRLTIES; encoded by the coding sequence GTGGCGACGATCCGGATCGAGAATGAGCACCTGCGGCTCGAGGTCGCGCCCGACTCGGGCGCGAGCGTGGTCGGGCTCGAGGCGCGCGTCGGCGATCTCTGGGTGCCGGTGCTGCGCGAGACGCCGCCGCAGGCGGTCGAGGAGCGCAACACCTCGCTGATGGCCTGCTTCCTCCTCGCGCCGTGGTCGAACCGCATCGCGGACGCGCGCTTCGTCTTCCGCGGCGTCAATCATCAATTGCGGCCGAACACGCCGGAGGGCTACGCGATCCACGGCGACGTGCGCAAGCGTCCGTGGCGCACGGAAGCCGTCTCGCCTGCGGAGGCGTCGTTCATCTTCGATTCACGCGACTTCCCCGATGCGCGCGCCGGCGGGACGGCGGCCGAGCCGGTGAACTTCCCCTTCCCGTTCGCGTGCCGGCTCGTCTACGCGCTCGAGGACAGCACGCTCGTCGTCAGCGCGACGCTCTCCTCGCACGCGCGCGAGCCGATGCCGGCGGGGCTCGGCTTCCACCCGTACTACCGGCGCACGCTGCTCGACGACACGGAGCAGGTCGAGATCGAGGCGCGCGTCGCGCGCGTCTACGAGGAGCTCGTGCCGACGCGACCCGCCGTGCCGGTGCCGCCCGAGCTCGACTTCTCGCGCAAGCGTCCGCTCGGCGACCGCGACCTCGACGTCTGCTTCGCCGGCTGGGACGGTCGAGCGACCATCAGCTGGCCCCGCAGCGGCGTCCGCGCGAGCGTCCGGTGCGAGCCGCCGCTCGACCACCTGATCCTCTTCGCGCCGCCGGGCAAGCCGTTCTTCGCGCTCGAGCCGGTCAGCCACTCGAACAACGGCTTCAACCTCGCGGCGCTCGGCGACCCGGACTCGGGCGTGCGCGTCCTCGGGCCGGGCGACCAGCTGCGCGCCGTCTTTCGCTTGACGATCGAGAGCTGA
- a CDS encoding PHB depolymerase family esterase, whose protein sequence is MQRAARLALLLTALVVLVSTLPSPGADDALGAAEETAAARVAPRPSAGCARREITHGRRIEQTIEVDGLERSYVLDVPDSIRAGEPVPLLFDFHGIGHSGAGVWNVSGFKDLAEKERFITVYPDGDQVSFTRDGRTFSGRGWEIRTLAPNRDVAFTLAMLDRLEQDYCIDRARVFATGFSNGGFFSHVLACTHADRFAAVAPVSGGWLSWRCAPSRPVPVLIHHGRRDEIIDVAEARRAFAAWQTIDGCSGSAAPDDPATSPAEDGTSSANGTTCQRAERCRANVTVEYCEGDFAHRWPAPATERIWRFLAAHPLPAAEATTPGAAQN, encoded by the coding sequence GTGCAGCGAGCTGCCCGGCTCGCCCTGCTGCTGACCGCGCTCGTCGTCCTGGTCTCGACGCTCCCGTCGCCAGGCGCGGACGACGCGCTCGGCGCCGCGGAAGAGACGGCGGCGGCGCGCGTCGCGCCGCGGCCGAGCGCCGGCTGCGCGCGTCGCGAGATCACGCACGGTCGGCGCATCGAGCAGACCATCGAGGTCGACGGCCTCGAGCGCAGCTACGTCCTCGACGTCCCCGACTCGATCCGCGCCGGCGAGCCGGTCCCGCTGCTGTTCGACTTCCACGGCATCGGCCACAGCGGCGCTGGCGTGTGGAACGTCTCGGGCTTCAAGGACCTCGCCGAAAAGGAGCGCTTCATCACCGTCTACCCGGACGGCGACCAGGTGTCCTTCACGCGCGACGGGCGGACGTTCTCGGGGCGCGGCTGGGAGATCCGCACGCTCGCGCCGAACCGCGACGTCGCCTTCACGCTCGCGATGCTCGACCGCCTCGAGCAGGACTACTGCATCGACCGCGCGCGCGTCTTCGCGACCGGCTTCTCGAACGGCGGCTTCTTCAGCCACGTCCTCGCCTGCACGCACGCCGACCGCTTCGCCGCGGTGGCGCCCGTGAGCGGCGGCTGGCTGTCGTGGCGCTGCGCGCCGTCGCGTCCGGTGCCGGTGCTGATCCACCACGGACGGCGCGACGAGATCATCGACGTCGCCGAGGCGCGTCGCGCGTTCGCGGCCTGGCAGACGATCGACGGCTGCTCTGGATCGGCCGCTCCGGACGACCCCGCAACCTCGCCGGCCGAGGACGGAACCAGCTCCGCGAACGGCACCACGTGCCAGCGCGCCGAGCGCTGCCGCGCGAACGTCACCGTCGAGTACTGCGAGGGCGACTTCGCGCACCGCTGGCCGGCGCCGGCGACCGAGCGGATCTGGCGCTTCCTCGCCGCGCACCCGCTGCCGGCGGCGGAAGCCACGACGCCCGGCGCCGCGCAGAACTAG
- a CDS encoding phosphotriesterase-related protein: MDTINTVTGNCRPDELGRTLVHEHLLVGYPGWQMDALAPRFERNEAKKRAIEAMHRLQEFGVKTFIDPCPMDLGRDPEFMAEVAQASGMRIICTTGAYFEEQGLTYTFANLPLDDIAAIYEKEITEGIGDTGIKAGLIKIATGNHHVSEYERKLLVAAARAAKRCNVPLISHTQEGSCGLDQIEIVTGEGVPPHRLLVGHSDGIDDPDYHRAIVRAGSYIGFDRLGITIILPDEVRVKNIASLVRDGFGKQVCLSHDTICASWLGRPIIGPGQVLDPALIPTMLPNWTPTHLFERIIPMLLDAGVEESAIWTMLDENPTRWFRGTPPA; the protein is encoded by the coding sequence ATGGACACGATCAACACCGTCACCGGCAACTGCCGACCCGACGAGCTCGGCCGCACGCTCGTCCACGAGCACCTGCTGGTCGGCTATCCGGGCTGGCAGATGGACGCGCTCGCGCCGCGCTTCGAGCGCAACGAGGCGAAGAAGCGCGCGATCGAGGCCATGCACCGCCTGCAGGAGTTCGGCGTCAAGACGTTCATCGATCCGTGCCCCATGGACCTCGGGCGCGACCCGGAGTTCATGGCGGAGGTCGCGCAGGCGTCGGGCATGCGCATCATCTGCACGACCGGCGCGTACTTCGAGGAGCAAGGTCTGACCTACACCTTCGCCAACCTGCCGCTCGACGACATCGCGGCGATCTACGAGAAGGAGATCACCGAGGGCATCGGCGACACCGGCATCAAGGCGGGGCTCATCAAGATCGCGACCGGCAACCACCACGTCTCGGAGTACGAGCGCAAGCTGCTCGTCGCGGCGGCGCGCGCCGCGAAGCGCTGCAACGTGCCGCTGATCTCGCACACGCAGGAAGGCTCGTGCGGCCTCGACCAGATCGAGATCGTGACCGGTGAGGGCGTGCCGCCGCATCGTCTGCTGGTCGGGCACTCGGACGGCATCGACGATCCGGACTACCACCGCGCGATCGTGCGCGCCGGCTCCTACATCGGCTTCGACCGCCTCGGAATCACGATCATCTTGCCCGACGAGGTGCGCGTCAAGAATATCGCGAGCCTGGTGCGCGACGGCTTCGGCAAGCAGGTCTGCCTGTCGCACGACACGATCTGCGCGTCGTGGCTCGGCCGGCCGATCATCGGTCCCGGGCAGGTGCTCGATCCGGCGCTGATCCCGACCATGCTGCCGAACTGGACGCCGACCCACCTCTTCGAGCGCATCATCCCGATGCTGCTCGACGCCGGAGTCGAGGAGAGCGCGATCTGGACGATGCTCGACGAGAACCCGACGCGCTGGTTCCGCGGCACGCCGCCGGCGTGA
- a CDS encoding CoA transferase, whose translation MPLPLEGIRVLDWTIWQQGPISAMMLSDLGADVIKIEERTSGDPGRGVLRASGLDLSSSPNFYFEANNRGKRSIAVDLKQPEGREIVHELAKRADVFVQNFRPGAAERAGLDYATLRELNPRLIYANGSGFGRKGPDAERPCMDYLGLARSGIMNAVGEPGSPPLAIQGAIADQMAGTMLAFGIVTALLARERFGIGQEVDVSLLGAMTWLQGLSMSSRLMLGGEMPRFSRRYAFNPLWNHYRCKDDKWIAFAMAQADRWWKDFVRVLGRPELADDERFATMIGRGMHAGELIGIFDEVFATRTRDEWMRAFREGGDFIFTQVNSVSDLPDDPQVRANGMIAAVQHPAHGMVEMLNLPIGLSETPPRIQGPAPEFGQHTEQVLVEELGWSWERVAALKERQVV comes from the coding sequence ATGCCGTTACCTCTCGAAGGGATCCGCGTCCTCGACTGGACGATCTGGCAGCAGGGGCCGATCTCCGCGATGATGCTCTCCGACCTCGGCGCGGACGTCATCAAGATCGAGGAGCGCACGAGCGGCGACCCGGGGCGCGGCGTCCTGCGCGCGTCGGGGCTCGACCTCTCGAGCAGCCCGAACTTCTACTTCGAGGCCAACAACCGCGGAAAGCGCAGCATCGCGGTCGATCTCAAGCAGCCCGAGGGCCGCGAGATCGTGCACGAGCTCGCGAAGCGCGCCGACGTCTTCGTGCAGAACTTCCGCCCCGGCGCCGCCGAGCGCGCTGGCCTCGACTACGCGACGCTGCGCGAGCTCAACCCGCGCCTGATCTACGCGAACGGCAGCGGCTTCGGCCGCAAGGGGCCGGACGCCGAGCGTCCGTGCATGGACTACCTCGGGCTCGCGCGCTCCGGGATCATGAACGCGGTCGGCGAGCCGGGCTCGCCGCCGCTCGCGATCCAGGGCGCGATCGCCGATCAGATGGCGGGCACGATGCTCGCGTTCGGCATCGTCACTGCGCTGCTCGCACGCGAGCGCTTCGGCATCGGCCAGGAGGTCGACGTGTCGCTGCTCGGCGCGATGACCTGGCTGCAGGGGCTGTCGATGTCGTCGCGTCTCATGCTGGGCGGCGAGATGCCGCGCTTCTCGCGTCGCTACGCGTTCAACCCGCTGTGGAACCACTACCGCTGCAAGGACGACAAGTGGATCGCCTTCGCGATGGCCCAGGCGGATCGCTGGTGGAAGGACTTCGTGCGCGTGCTCGGCCGTCCCGAGCTCGCCGACGACGAGCGCTTCGCGACCATGATCGGCCGCGGCATGCACGCCGGCGAGCTGATCGGCATCTTCGACGAGGTGTTCGCGACGCGCACGCGCGACGAGTGGATGCGCGCCTTCCGTGAAGGCGGCGACTTCATCTTCACGCAGGTGAACAGCGTGAGCGACCTGCCCGACGATCCGCAGGTGCGCGCCAACGGCATGATCGCCGCCGTGCAGCATCCGGCGCACGGCATGGTCGAGATGCTGAACCTGCCGATCGGGCTGTCGGAGACGCCGCCGCGCATCCAGGGGCCGGCGCCGGAGTTCGGCCAGCACACCGAGCAGGTGCTGGTCGAGGAGCTCGGCTGGTCGTGGGAGCGCGTCGCCGCGCTGAAGGAGCGGCAGGTCGTCTGA
- a CDS encoding DUF1330 domain-containing protein produces the protein MPVYIVNNMTIHDRAAYDTYVRGFMDVFRKFNGEVLAVADAPQPVEGEWPWDRTALLRFPSREDAERWAQSPEYQEIAQHRHRGTKSNVVILDGFPAPAR, from the coding sequence ATGCCGGTCTACATCGTCAATAACATGACCATTCACGACCGCGCGGCCTACGACACCTACGTGCGCGGCTTCATGGACGTGTTCCGCAAGTTCAACGGCGAGGTGCTCGCGGTCGCCGATGCGCCGCAGCCGGTCGAGGGCGAGTGGCCGTGGGATCGCACGGCGCTGCTGCGCTTCCCGAGCCGCGAGGACGCCGAGCGCTGGGCGCAGTCGCCGGAGTATCAGGAGATCGCGCAGCACCGTCACCGCGGCACGAAGAGCAACGTCGTCATCCTGGACGGCTTTCCGGCGCCGGCGCGGTGA
- a CDS encoding DUF202 domain-containing protein, which produces MSPSGSTTDANDPRVYFAAERTLLAWIRTGLTVIGLGFVIARFGVFLRIAAREGVVNDPPATSTALGVAFVVLGSLAIAVGVVQFARFARALPDDAVPRPYATSWPVWFAWLLTATGAVLAGYLLVRSQVL; this is translated from the coding sequence ATGAGCCCGTCTGGCAGCACGACCGACGCCAACGACCCGCGCGTCTACTTCGCGGCCGAGCGCACGCTGCTCGCATGGATCCGTACCGGGTTGACGGTCATCGGGCTCGGCTTCGTGATCGCGCGCTTCGGCGTGTTCCTGCGCATCGCCGCGCGCGAGGGCGTCGTCAACGACCCGCCCGCCACCTCGACGGCGCTCGGCGTGGCGTTCGTCGTCCTGGGCTCGCTCGCGATCGCGGTGGGCGTCGTGCAGTTCGCGCGCTTCGCGCGCGCGTTGCCGGACGACGCGGTGCCGCGTCCCTACGCGACGAGCTGGCCGGTGTGGTTCGCGTGGCTCTTGACGGCGACCGGCGCGGTCCTCGCTGGCTACCTGCTGGTGCGCAGCCAGGTCCTCTGA
- a CDS encoding MFS transporter produces MSQLELLRIRRFAGLFWTQLLGAFNDNLLKNALAVLITYRAMTVLGIPPETLVALCSGIFILPFFLFSAVAGELADRFPKHRIVRAVKVAEIGIMCVALAGFWTQDLWLLLAALFLMGTHSSFFGPVKYSILPQLLREDELVGGNALVEMGTFLAILLGTIGGTVAVSQGDVGLHVLGGVMLATSLVGVCTSWLVPALAAQNPTLRISKRPLRPTLEMIRHTRRIRSVFLAVLGASWFWLYGSVVLSMLPTYTRNALHGAEPVTTLFLASFCVGIGVGSLLCERLSSGKLELGLVPLGSLGMTLFALDLFLVGAPATAPEKLLSVSEFLARPGGVRITLDLLLMALFSGFFIVPLMTFVQERTDAAERSRVIAGLNIVSAGFMVAGAGLLGALYGLELSHPQIFLVLAVLNAAASFYVYRTLPEFFFRFVAWIVASVMYRLRVVGREHIPERGPAVLVCNHVSFVDWLIVASACKRPIRFVMYHGFFRNPLLGWFFRDAKAIPIAPAHESVSTMRAAFDAVARELEAGELVCIFPEGKITSDGEMNPFKPGIEKIVARTPVPVIPMALVGMWGSFFSRKGGKAMRRPFRRFWSRITLVIGEPVAPQDVRASNLAVRVAALGGFTPPPAQATEAAGGRSAAL; encoded by the coding sequence ATGAGCCAGCTCGAGCTGCTGCGCATACGCCGCTTCGCCGGCCTCTTCTGGACGCAGCTGCTCGGCGCGTTCAACGACAACCTGCTCAAGAACGCGCTCGCGGTCCTGATCACCTACCGCGCGATGACGGTGCTCGGGATTCCGCCCGAGACGCTCGTCGCCCTGTGCAGCGGGATCTTCATCCTGCCCTTCTTCCTGTTCTCGGCGGTCGCCGGCGAGCTCGCCGATCGCTTCCCGAAGCACCGCATCGTGCGCGCCGTCAAGGTGGCCGAGATCGGGATCATGTGCGTCGCGCTGGCCGGGTTCTGGACGCAGGACCTCTGGCTGCTGCTCGCGGCGCTGTTCCTGATGGGCACGCACTCGAGCTTCTTCGGCCCCGTCAAGTACAGCATCCTGCCGCAGCTGCTGCGCGAGGACGAGCTGGTCGGCGGCAACGCGCTCGTCGAGATGGGGACCTTCCTCGCGATCCTGCTCGGCACGATCGGCGGCACGGTCGCGGTCTCGCAGGGCGATGTCGGCCTGCACGTGCTCGGCGGGGTGATGCTCGCGACGTCGCTCGTGGGGGTGTGCACGAGCTGGCTCGTGCCGGCCCTGGCGGCACAGAATCCGACGCTGCGCATCTCGAAGCGCCCGCTTCGGCCGACGCTCGAGATGATCCGCCACACGCGCCGCATTCGCTCGGTGTTCCTCGCCGTGCTCGGCGCGTCGTGGTTCTGGCTCTACGGCTCGGTCGTCCTGTCGATGCTGCCGACCTACACCCGCAACGCGCTGCACGGCGCCGAGCCCGTCACGACACTCTTCCTCGCCTCGTTCTGCGTCGGCATCGGCGTCGGCTCGCTGCTCTGCGAGCGGCTCTCGAGCGGCAAGCTCGAGCTCGGGCTGGTGCCGCTCGGCTCGCTCGGCATGACGCTGTTCGCGCTCGACCTGTTCCTGGTCGGCGCGCCGGCGACGGCGCCGGAGAAGCTGCTCTCGGTCTCCGAGTTCCTCGCGCGCCCGGGCGGCGTCCGGATCACGCTCGACCTGCTGCTGATGGCGCTGTTCAGCGGCTTCTTCATCGTGCCGCTGATGACCTTCGTCCAGGAGCGCACCGACGCCGCGGAGCGCTCGCGCGTCATCGCGGGTCTCAACATCGTGAGCGCCGGCTTCATGGTGGCCGGGGCGGGGCTGCTCGGTGCGCTGTACGGGCTCGAGCTGTCGCACCCGCAGATCTTTCTCGTGCTCGCCGTGCTCAACGCGGCGGCGTCGTTCTACGTCTACCGCACGCTGCCGGAGTTCTTCTTCCGCTTCGTCGCCTGGATCGTCGCGAGCGTCATGTACCGGCTCCGGGTGGTCGGCCGCGAGCACATCCCCGAACGGGGTCCCGCGGTGCTGGTCTGCAACCACGTGAGCTTCGTCGACTGGCTCATCGTCGCGAGCGCGTGCAAGCGGCCGATCCGCTTCGTCATGTACCACGGCTTCTTCCGCAACCCGCTGCTCGGCTGGTTCTTCCGCGACGCGAAGGCGATCCCGATCGCGCCGGCGCACGAGAGCGTGTCGACGATGCGGGCGGCGTTCGACGCGGTCGCGCGCGAGCTCGAGGCCGGCGAGCTCGTGTGCATCTTCCCCGAGGGCAAGATCACGTCGGACGGCGAGATGAATCCCTTCAAGCCGGGGATCGAGAAGATCGTCGCGCGCACGCCGGTGCCGGTGATCCCGATGGCGCTGGTCGGGATGTGGGGCAGCTTCTTCAGCCGCAAGGGCGGCAAGGCGATGCGGCGGCCGTTCCGCCGCTTCTGGTCGCGCATCACGCTCGTGATCGGAGAGCCGGTCGCGCCGCAGGACGTACGCGCGAGCAATCTCGCCGTGCGCGTCGCGGCGCTCGGCGGCTTCACGCCGCCGCCGGCGCAGGCGACGGAAGCGGCCGGCGGACGCTCCGCCGCACTTTAG
- a CDS encoding pectin acetylesterase-family hydrolase codes for MTSTLRTTVLGLSLVLVAGATGALSQPAHAREAYPANRCVSVKQREAGKYCRAVLKAWSRYAASGDAVRRAADIAAAADKLSAFWAKADADAASQASDCADTTLDVAAAVAAIDAGVDQVVAAVEEGLNLDDRKQASCARKLLEQSGELCRKLLRAESQYIARPARDAGGKKRAAAQERASTAFGRAVSRFLAGPSCPSTTTSTELAELVTSIAQGIRRDTVISPKVDDARFTTISPTGTTPYLGRGYKAVCMNGSPYHFFVKRGSVNKVLMYYQGGGACWEQLTCSVPVCDTSVNPNGSDNPNNQSSGFADRSNPQNPFRDWHIVFVSYCSCDIHFGDAAQDYPLHVEHRGYQNARIVEKWAREHFLDPEEVFVTGSSAGAYGAWFHAPLLHEVWPNAEFNVLADAGNGVVTQQFMRDYFPNWNFEANIPRNIPGLRDVLFDGSGIPGYTEIVARRFPETKWAHYTTAFDGGTGGQTGFYAVMLADSPIAGVTWWTASCPFNAQMRVQALATAAALPNNYRYYIGTGSRHTMWGTNRVYTDTTGGVPRIVDWVNAMRNSTPANPDPLWTNVECTNCGLLLSGDPRPSPLQAPFKQVGADVVIDCEAP; via the coding sequence ATGACGTCGACCCTGCGCACGACCGTCCTCGGCTTGTCGCTCGTCCTCGTCGCCGGCGCGACCGGCGCGCTCTCGCAGCCGGCGCATGCGCGCGAAGCCTATCCGGCGAACCGCTGCGTCAGCGTCAAGCAACGCGAGGCAGGCAAGTACTGCCGCGCGGTGCTGAAGGCGTGGAGCCGCTACGCGGCGAGCGGCGACGCCGTCCGACGAGCGGCCGACATCGCGGCCGCCGCGGACAAGCTGAGCGCGTTCTGGGCGAAAGCGGACGCCGACGCGGCGTCGCAGGCGAGCGACTGCGCGGACACGACGCTCGACGTCGCCGCGGCCGTGGCGGCGATCGACGCCGGCGTCGATCAAGTGGTCGCCGCCGTCGAGGAGGGCTTGAACCTCGACGACCGCAAGCAGGCGAGCTGCGCGCGCAAGCTTCTCGAGCAGAGCGGCGAGCTCTGCCGCAAGCTGCTTCGCGCCGAGAGCCAGTACATCGCGCGTCCGGCGCGCGACGCGGGCGGCAAGAAGCGCGCTGCGGCGCAGGAACGTGCGAGCACGGCGTTCGGGCGCGCGGTGTCGCGGTTCCTCGCCGGCCCGAGCTGCCCGAGCACGACGACCAGCACGGAGCTCGCGGAGCTGGTGACGAGCATCGCGCAGGGAATCCGTCGCGACACGGTGATCTCTCCGAAGGTCGACGATGCGCGGTTCACCACCATCTCGCCGACCGGCACGACGCCCTACCTCGGACGCGGCTACAAAGCGGTCTGCATGAACGGCTCGCCGTACCACTTCTTCGTCAAGCGCGGCTCCGTGAACAAGGTCCTGATGTACTACCAGGGCGGCGGCGCGTGCTGGGAGCAGCTCACGTGCTCGGTGCCGGTGTGCGACACCAGCGTCAATCCAAACGGCAGCGACAACCCGAACAACCAGAGCAGCGGCTTCGCCGACCGCAGCAACCCGCAGAACCCGTTCCGCGACTGGCACATCGTGTTCGTCTCGTACTGCAGCTGCGACATCCACTTCGGCGACGCCGCGCAGGACTACCCGCTGCACGTCGAGCACCGCGGCTACCAGAACGCGCGCATCGTCGAGAAGTGGGCGCGCGAGCACTTCCTCGATCCCGAGGAGGTGTTCGTCACCGGCTCGAGCGCCGGCGCCTACGGCGCGTGGTTCCATGCGCCGTTGCTGCACGAGGTGTGGCCGAACGCCGAGTTCAACGTGCTCGCCGACGCCGGCAACGGCGTCGTCACGCAGCAGTTCATGCGCGACTACTTCCCGAACTGGAACTTCGAGGCGAACATCCCGCGCAACATCCCGGGTCTGCGCGACGTGCTGTTCGACGGATCCGGCATCCCCGGCTACACCGAGATCGTCGCGCGGCGCTTCCCCGAGACGAAGTGGGCGCACTACACGACCGCGTTCGACGGCGGCACCGGCGGCCAGACCGGCTTCTACGCCGTGATGCTCGCCGACAGCCCGATCGCGGGCGTGACCTGGTGGACCGCGAGCTGCCCCTTCAACGCGCAGATGCGCGTGCAGGCGCTCGCCACGGCGGCCGCGCTCCCGAACAACTATCGCTACTACATCGGCACCGGCTCGCGGCACACGATGTGGGGCACGAACCGCGTCTACACCGACACGACCGGCGGCGTGCCGCGCATCGTCGACTGGGTGAACGCCATGCGCAACAGCACGCCGGCGAACCCGGATCCGCTGTGGACCAACGTCGAGTGCACGAACTGCGGTCTCCTCCTGTCGGGCGATCCGCGTCCGAGCCCGCTGCAGGCGCCGTTCAAGCAGGTGGGCGCCGACGTCGTGATCGACTGCGAGGCTCCGTGA
- a CDS encoding DUF6116 family protein has translation MVRRPLVALLLRYLGRLRFPTLMLLTGALFLLSLVLPDPIPPVDELLLGLVTLLLALWKKRGLPDQSPQPAAR, from the coding sequence ATGGTCCGCAGGCCGCTCGTCGCGCTGCTGCTCCGCTACCTCGGTCGGCTCCGCTTCCCGACGCTGATGCTGCTGACCGGGGCGCTGTTCCTCTTGAGCCTCGTCCTGCCGGACCCGATCCCGCCGGTCGACGAGCTGCTGCTCGGCCTCGTCACGCTGCTCCTCGCCCTCTGGAAGAAGCGCGGCCTGCCCGATCAGAGCCCGCAGCCCGCCGCGCGCTGA
- a CDS encoding cupin domain-containing protein: MPQLIEKPTIIQAAGNKPKQIAEYVGRVNSGHDAVSVAHMRSPEGWVEPGQRPEFEEITLVLRGMLRVEHEGGVLEVRAGQAVVAKPGEWVRYSSPEPEGAEYVAICLPAFSPDTVHRDA, translated from the coding sequence ATGCCGCAGCTCATCGAGAAGCCGACCATCATCCAGGCCGCCGGCAACAAGCCCAAGCAGATCGCCGAGTACGTCGGGCGCGTGAACAGCGGCCACGACGCCGTCAGCGTCGCCCACATGCGCTCGCCGGAGGGCTGGGTCGAGCCCGGGCAGCGTCCCGAGTTCGAGGAGATCACGCTCGTGCTGCGCGGCATGCTGCGCGTCGAGCACGAGGGCGGCGTGCTCGAGGTGCGCGCCGGACAGGCGGTGGTCGCGAAGCCCGGCGAGTGGGTGCGCTACAGCAGTCCCGAGCCCGAGGGCGCGGAGTACGTCGCGATCTGCTTGCCCGCGTTCTCGCCCGACACCGTGCACCGCGACGCCTGA